The DNA sequence GAGAACGCGTCGCGCACGGCCGCGAGCCAGAAGACGCCCTCGCCGGTGCGGATCCGGGTGGCGTCGGCGACCCACAACCGGTCCGGCGCGGGTGCGGTGAAGTCCCGGTTCACCCGATCCGGTGCCGGTGCGGCCCGCGGATCCTGCCTCGTCGACGGGGCGCGCCACTGTTTGCGCAGGAAGGCATCCTGCAGGCCGGCCTGGCGCATCAGCCGCTCGACCCGCTTGCGCGACACGCGGATACCACGACGTCGCAGGACCTGGTGCACCCGCGGGCTGCCGTAGGTACCGCCCGAGGCGGTGTGGATGTCGGCGATCTCCGCGGTGATCGCCCGGTCCTCGCGATCGCGATCCGACGGGTCGGTCTGTCGGGCCACCCAGCCGTGGTAGGTGGAGGAGGCGACGCCCAGGACCCGGAGGACGAACTCGACCCCCGAAGCGGTCGCGAAGCTGCTCGATCAGCTTCACGACCGTCGGCGGGTCGGGTCGAGTTCCGCCGCGAAAACGCGGACGCGGTCTTCAGAATTTCGTTGGCGCGCTGAGTTCCGCGTTCTCCTTGCGCAGCCGGCGCAGCTCCTCCGACTCGGTCCCGGTGGGCCGGTCGTCCCGCTCGCCGCGGTCGGCCTCATCCTGCCGGATCCAGTTCCGCAACGCCTCGTGGTGCACGCCCAGCTGCTCGGCCAGGCGCCGGATCACCGGCTTGGGGTCGGACTCCCGGTACAAGCGGACAGCCCGAGCCCGCAACTCGTCGGGGTACTTCTTCGGTGGTGCCACGGACGACTTCTTAAGTTGGTAGTCGTCCGGTACGACGTGCCGGATGCCTGGACGGGTCGGGTATGGCTGGGACGCCTTGCCGGCCTGCGGGTGCGGCTTGAAGGGAGTGGCCACCCGACCTGTCCGGACGCTGCCGACCGCTGATTGAAGTCTGCGAACCGTCGCTGCGTTCAAGGAGGTGCCAGCGGAGCGTCCATAAGCTGACCTGCGTCAACGTGCAAGCGGGAGGATTGGTTGAACCCGGTGTGGGTCGGGGTGGATGTCGGCAAGGAACACCACTGGGCCTGTGTGCTGGACGCCGAGGGACGCCGTCTGCTGTCCCGGCGAGTGGCCAACGACGAGGCCGATTTGCTGGCACTGCTGGGCGAAATGACCCGCCTGGGCGCCGACCAGGCGCAGTGGGCGGTGGACCTGACCACCGTGGAGGCGGCTCTGCCGCTGACCGTGTTGTGGGAACACGGCCAGTCGGTGAGCTACCTGCCCGGCAAGGCGGTCAGCCGCGCCGCGGCTGGCTACCGCAGCGAGGGCAGGACCGACGCCAAGGACGCCCGTGTCATCGCCGACCAGGCCCGGATGCGACGCGATCTGGCCGAGCTGCGCCCCACCGACGAGCTCGTGGTCGAGTTGCGGATGCTCACCACCCGCCGTGCGGACCTGGTGGCCGCCCGCACCCGCGCTCTCAACCGACTGCGCCAACACTTGACCGCGGTCTGCCCCGCGCTGGAACGGGCGGCCAGCCCCACCGACCCACGCGCCTGGGTGGTACGGCTGTCGCGTTACCAACGCCCGAAGGCGATCCGCCGCGAAGGCGCAGACCGCCCGTCTGCCGGCGAGGACATCGCCGCCGACCTGGTCGCCGGCCTGGCCAAGGAGGTGACCGACCTCGACGGGCGGATCACCGAGCTGGACACCGCCATCGAGGCCCGGTTCCGCCGCCACCACCAGGCTACGGTGATCACCAGCCTACCCGCATGGGATTCCGCCTGGGCGCCGAGTTCCTCGCCGCCGTCGGCGACCCCGACCTGTTCACCTCGCCCGACCAGTTGGCCGCCTACGCCGGACTGGCACCGGTGCCCCACGACTCCGGCAAACGCACCGGCCGCCTGCAAAGGCCACCCGCTACCACCGCGGACTGCGACGAGCACTGTTCATGGCCGCCCTGACCGCCATCCGCT is a window from the Saccharothrix saharensis genome containing:
- a CDS encoding transposase; the encoded protein is MATPFKPHPQAGKASQPYPTRPGIRHVVPDDYQLKKSSVAPPKKYPDELRARAVRLYRESDPKPVIRRLAEQLGVHHEALRNWIRQDEADRGERDDRPTGTESEELRRLRKENAELSAPTKF